The region CCTGTGTGGGACTGAGATGGAAAATCTGTCCAGTGGATGAAGACTGAGAACCGTTTTCTACGAACTCTGGATTAAAGCTCACTCCTCCGTTTTCTGCAGCAGCCTTGTACAGCTAACTTGACTGCCAAACAACTGcttaggaaggaaaaacaaaagagaacGCCAGTGTGGAAGACTGACTGAAATTCTCCAAGACTGTAATTCTTTTGGATTTCGGAAGGTTAGAAGTCCTAGAATGAGGAAGATTCAAAGGCAGATTAAATCAAACTGTGAGCGTCCAAAGCAACTATTTTCCTATGGAACACTAAATCCTAAACTGGAAAATGGCGGCTACTTATGAAGAACGGGTATCTCCAGGATGGAACCATATTCTCCCTCCTAATATTTTGGTATTTGTCTctagaaaatgtgttttgccgTGAAGAATAAGTGATCCTGGGTAAAGGATTTATATTTGTGTTAATACaccttgtgttttttttcctaaccttCCATCGGTGCTAATAACTGGCTTTGTATTTTCTAGGTCCTATTCTAGCTTATGCATATGAAATTGTTTAAACTTCTTGTTTTGCCATATTTATTCCTGTTAAATCCTCTTAGATAAAGCAGGTTCTGGTGATGGTACACAAGAAGTATCTAAACCTCTTCCTTCAGAAGAAAGCCTAGCTGAGGCTGATCACACGGCTCACGAAGAGATGGAAGCTAACACCTCTGTGAAAGAAGCTGAGGATGATAACATATCGGTTACAATCCAGGCTGAAGATGCCATCACTCTGGATTTTGATGGTGATGACCTCCTAGAAACAggtaaaaatgtgaaaattacaGATTCTGAAGCAAGTAAGCCAAAGGATGGGCAGGATACCATTTCacagagcctggagaaggaaagcaaggaCTATGAGATGACTGAGAACCATAAAGATGGTAAGAAGGAAGACTGCGTGAAGGGTGATCCTGTCAAGAAGGAAGCCAGAGAAAGTTCAAAGAAAGCAGAATCTGGAGACAAAGAGAAGGATACTTTGAAGAAAGGTCCCTCGTCTACTGGGGCCTCTGGTCAAGCaaagaggtttgtttttctatGTCAGTTCTTTACGATACTGAGTACCAGCATTCAATAAGATCACTCTACATTAAGGGGGTAGCAGCAAGAATCTTATAATTAGTATCCTATGCTCCtgcttttagattttttttgacCGCCAtaagttactttttaaaattcaagatCTTCGTATAGACACTATGTCCTACTGATTGCATTGTCGAATTgtcagcatttatttattttttttttttcaaattgatggtttttttttttttaaatgtccttGTGATGATGGTAATGAACAGCTATCAGTTCTAAGAACACAAAATGAAGTCAAGTCCCCGTCCTGAAATCTGGAGAAGATTGCCATATATCCACTGAATAGAGTTGTCAGAAAATCTAGATCTTCAGGCATCTTGGGGAAAATCAGTGCAAGAATCCATAAGGGAATCATTTGTTCAAATATACAGTCTagcccttttttattttttgaaatgttaacTTGTCTACTAGTATTAGTAATATAAAATGCAACACTTatcaaattctgtattttcaattttcttctgatttttaatttgcttctcTAGCTCTACTAAGGAATCTAAAGAAAGCAAGACAACGTCAAAGGATGATAAAGGTAACTCTTACAAATTAGGGTAGTAGTCTCATTGAACTGAATGGTTTCCTGTTTGAGAAGTTGCTTGCCATGTACTAAAACGGCTTATATACTTGAATTCATCCATCTGTAGTAGATTATGCTAGAAGTACAGTAGTCATTAGCTGTATGTATGTgtctactttttttcccctccttcatGCCACATTCCTCATAAGatcaaaaatactttaaaaactcCATGAGAATATATTCTCTTACTTCAAAACACGTCTGGGAGAAAGTTACACTTAACATTTCCcaggtattttgtttttatgagAAGGTGTAATTTTCAGATATACCTACCATAACTTACTTACAACGGTTTGGGTTGATATTACAtgccaaacaagcaaaaaataattgcaaGTACTTAAATGTAATGGCAATGAaattttttgtctctttttttaaattctagcTCATTTTTAAACAATGAACTCTCAACCAAGTATAGCAGCTGAGGTGTCAGCAAAATTGCAATTGTGGCTGTTTAGTGCATTGAAGATGGACCTGTTTGTCTAACTTCGAGTTACCATAAAACCCTGTGTTATGATTACAATATCACAGAGTGAAGCTCAAGAGCACATTAATGTCACCAGTTATACTGATGCTTCATAGCTGAACAAATGCATTTGTATAAGCTCATGTGTCTCCATATTTTGCCTGCTAGCTCTTTGCCAAAAACCTTTGTCATAGAATTTCTTGTGTATCACTAATGGATGAACGGAATTTTACCTGATAAATGAGTTTCTGAGGTAAAATTTTTGTGACAGACAATTCGGTGTTCTGTTAGATACGTGTCATTTCATGATAGTTATGCTTACAGTGAAATTAAATGAAGATACAgcaaatttgttttcatgtagCATATAACTGTAATTGTAACTGTCATAAGGCTGTCTTAAAATATATGGTCAAAGCCAGTGTAGTAGCTCTCTAATGATATTTAATGATTTTCTAAGAGTATCATGGTTTATCAAGATATCTGGGCTTATCAATATAATCCTACTTTGACAATAACTGAGATCTGTTGCCTTTTGCTCTTAGTTCATCTTGAagcactgaagaagaaaaaccaccCTTTTTCCTCAAGGTGGttaaattaccttttaaaaCTCTGCATGCCACCAGATTTCCCGATTGTTTAGCTGGAGATCCAGTTCCAGTCTTGCCTGTATGACTGGCTACATTTTAACATACTCAAAGGCAGTTCATGCATTTAGCGGCAAGCAACAACAAGCCTAACCAAATAATATAAGACTGAAAGATGTTGTGAATGTTACATGAATGTCTTGAGGTCTTAGTTCTATGTTGTTGCAATAATGGCTAATATGTAGGGGGGGAAGTGTTTAAGGCACACAATGTATTTCCaatttttctttagtattttcCTTAGTATGtgggaaattattttggtgGGTTGCATCCAGTTTTACAtccagcagtatttttaaaaagttgctcTGGATGGAGGGCAGATACTTCAAGAAGTTATGGAAATTGACCACACTATTCTGGAGGCTAGGATTAACTAAACCTCCTCTATTTACCTTTCTGCCATTTCCTTGGTAATACGAGTAGTATAAAGATGTACTGATGAAGAACAAAAGTTGGGTGCTAAAAAATTTTTCTTGGACGGAAGTTACTGATGAGAACCAGAAGTTGAAGCTAAATGTATATAGCCAAATGCAGGGTAAAGCATGCCTTGTATGATTTTTCACTCTGTTGTTTGGGTATGAGTTAGCCATGCTGTTGGTCTCAATAAATGGGTAAATGAACAAAATCTTatggcatatatttttttcatatggaaGTCTTTTCAAGAAAGGTAACCAGATAAACAGTTACTTATAGGTAACAGGCTGAGTTTCTCTTTTTAACAATGGTTTAGTTCAATATTCATGGTACCTTTTGTCTCCTTAATTTTTTGGCTGTTTTGTAAAACTTGTTTCAGGAAGTGCAAGCAGTGTTAGTGGTAGCAGTGGAAGTTCAACTAGAAACCTGTGGGTTAGCGGACTGTCTTCCAACACAAAAGCTGCTGACTTGAAAAATCTCTTTGGCAAATACGGAAAGGTATTTCATGGGGTGTGATACCATGTGTGTTGTGTgtgtctcttctccctcctctgttTAGTTACAGAAATTGAGTAATACTTGATTTAAGTAAAAGTCTGAGATGAAGTGTCTAAGTGGTATAATCTagaaaacccaaatattttcagcatctAAAGTCAGAGTGCATGCTTACAGGAAGAACCATATGTTAATTTTATAAGAAAACTTTCTTCCTGTTGAGGTAAGATAAACGCAAAAGAAATGTCACAAATATGACTGGTCAGGACTGGCTtcaaaaaaattagttttattaaataatgCTGGCTATGTTCTTTTGCAGCAACTCTATTTAACCGTGAGTGTAAGATAATATGCTAACTGGTAAAACTGTactataaacatttttttagagCCTACTGCTTTGGGATActgtttttaaagtgtgttCTGAGGGCTTATGAATGAGAAAAATAGGTTAAGAAAATGTGACAGCTAATGTCTATTCTTTTAGGGACTCTATTAATgacttcatgtatttttttacagGCTGCTTGAACTAAGtcttttttcctggattttggCTTAATTTAACATCCAAATTCTATAGAACAATGCAGAATCCATATAAGCTAAGCAGTCTTCTGAGAACAATTTTTGTTGCAgttgttctcatttttctcaaaGGAGTTGGCTGATAACTGTGAATTCACAGTGTTTGTATAAGCCTGTGCAGTTGTAACATTATTGCATCTTGGGAGCTAGTTAGAACCTTAGCCCTGTGAATGTCAAGTATGTGTACTGACTATTGAATATCTGATTTTTCTAATTACTTCAGTAGGTGATTTTATTTAATGCCATCAAGTGTCGAAACCTGAGAGTATATTTTGTTAAAACTTCCAATTCTGTGGCAGTTTTTGCCATAAAGATGTTTGGTACCTGTATTTACTTAGCTTCCCGGTTTTAAATTAATtgggaaatatttaatttctaaatgacTGTACCACTACAGGGCTGCTAGAAAGATAAAATTGTTGGATTAGAGCATGACTACATCTAGAAGACTGGCTCCAGTAGTTACAGAAATTCTAGCAAGGAGCAGGAACACAAAGCTTAATGCTTTCTCAAGGAGCAGGTGTCAAAGAGCTGGTTGTGAAAATCGCTTAATTGACACATTTTCTAGATGTCTTTGAAGAATTGGCTCCCTTAAGTTAGTACATAATACTGCTTATACTTTCCTGCCATTAACTGGCAGCTGTTGACTTTTTTGTGGGGCCTCATCTGTCAGAGAGTAACAGTCAAATTCAGATAAGTGGTGTTTCCATGAATTAATGTTGATGGTAACTGTCAAAAGAAGCATTTAGGTAATATGCATGAGGTTGTGACTGGTCAAAACAGGACTTAAGCATTAATATGCCTTGATGTGAAAGTTGGGATACAAGTCTCAAAGCGGCAACTTCCTGTGAAGTTatatgcttttgaaaacttaGAGTGTGAGTCTTTCTAGTGGGGtgggtgtggtggtggtgggggggtgggtttgtttgtgttggtttttaCATACCAGGGCAAAAATATTATTGCAATACTATAGCTTCCTTACAGAAATGCCTCTCTCAAAACCTAAATTTTACCTGTTTATGTAGGTGCTTGGTGCAAAGGTGGTCACAAATGCACGAAGCCCAGGGGCAAAATGTTACGGCATAGTAACAATGTCTTCTAGTACAGAAGTGGCTAGGTGTATTGCACACCTACATCGGACAGAGCTGCATGGACAACAAATTTCTGTTGAGAAAGTAGGTTTAATAAGATTAAAGCTTTTCTAGAAATAGACCATCTTATGGAAGAATCTGTATTAACctatttgcttttggaaaaaaaatataggtaAAAGGCGATCCCTCCAAAAAGGAGTTGAAGAAGGAAAGCGATGAGAAATCTGGTTCAGGTAGAAGCATGGGAGATAAGAAGACTACATCAAGTGATAAAGCCAGCAAGTAAGAAATTTCACACAACTTCTGAAGATGTGAAAATCCTTTGAGTTGAATTATCCTCATTGCATGTGTGTGCTTCTTTCCTAACAAGAATGCCATCaaccaaaaaagaagaaaagaaatctgagaaatctgaaaaaaaagaaagtaaagaagccaagaaaacagaaggtaaAGATGAGAAGAGTGATAATGGAGCAAGTGGCCCTAATCAAGAATCCActaagaaaactgaagaaaagaaaagaataagtATGCAATATAGCCATGTTTCCTCCTGTTGAATCTGTGTGTCTGACTTGTTTTGGGGGCATGTTCTTGCTCTTACTGGATACCAGATCATTAAATGCCTGTTCTTTTTTAGACTCCAGTAACATGTATTACTTTAGAGCTGATGTTAAAGCTTCCATATTTTATATTACTACTTAATTACAGACATGTGCTGGTGGTATTCTCCTATCAGTAACAGTTCAATTTagagatttaaaaatttcaCTGAGGAAAATCTGTAATAGGCTAATAGGGATGTGTATCTGTGTTTtaaaccctttttctttttttcttttctctccccctttcaCCAGGTGGTAAAAGCCCAGGTCAAGTTGTAGTTTTAGACCAAACAAAAGGAGACCAAGGCCACACTAGGACAGTTAGAAGGGGAAGGTTTGATAAAGTAAGTATCTCTAGATTTTATGCAATCCTTATCTGATTTGATACTACCTTACAGTTGATATATTCACTGAAGAGTCAATAAACTATTACAAACTGTTAAACTTCGATAGAGGCTTTGTATGCTTTGGGATAGCTTAGTAGTTAATCAAACTTGAACATAGCATCCAGAAATCTCCCTAAATGAATGAGACTAGTGAAATAACCATTGTAATCTCTATCTATAGCCACAGATATTGAGGAACAAAGAGCGTATTATTCAAGATAAAGTGAAATTCAGGGAATACAGGGGTAGAAAGGATATCTTGCCTTTTGAAAAGATGAAGGAACAGAGGTTGCGAGAACACATGGTTCGATTGGAAAGAATACGACGAGCTGTTGAACTCCGAAGGTAGTAATTCAACTTTTTGCTAAAGGCTATTTTATGCATTAATTCATCAGATACTATATTTAGAAATGTAATTAGAACGCATTCTGTCAAGCCTTTAACTCAGATGTTAAAGCCTGGGACTCTACCTAACAGTATCTCTATGTGAATTAACAGACTCCAAAACTTTTGTTTAATCTTCTACTAGatatacatgtacacacatAGCTTAGTGTTTGCTATGGGGGGGCGCGTGTATCTTATAAGTGTTGCTGCATGCCAGTTGTCTTTTTGAAAAGATGAGAAACTTACTAGAGGATCTGGCCAAAAatagtgtttggggttttttgtttgtttgtttttaaacagagaacTGTTGTATATCTAAATGACAAATCAAGCATAATACAATCTTGTCCCTTTAAATGAAAGGACTAAATGGCTACACTGTTctattctgcttttttcataTGGCCAAAAGTTTGAAAAGGATATTTAAATGACTTTTGTTGTTAGCTGGATTTCCCTAAACAAAGGAACTTCCAGCAAGCATAAAGCTTGAAGgagaaaatgcatttcctgCTTCTTGTAAGCTGTAGGtgggaggaagaaagcaaaatgaagctGTTGACAAGTATACTGAACATGTGCAATTTAGAGCGGTCATGTTATTGTCTTATTGgtaaataagtaaattttttATTAGCATGAAGAGGACAAGAGCTGAAATAGCAAGTATTTTTAAGATCCAAATCATATTCTTTGCTAAGCTGTTGTTATTGTCTGATACATCAAGAATAATAGTTCTTGATATATCTTTTCCTAGTATCTATTGTGTGCTTAAATGTTTCTATAGAATATGATAAAACCAGTTTAGCTACTTGGGGCCAAAGGAGTAGACTTCCGATACCAGAACTTCTGTCAAGAGCTTACTCTCAACTATGTATTTTAATGTCTATGCCTAAGGTGATGTTAGTTTTGGGTGAGAAAATTTTTCAGAtgagtgttttggttttggtttggtttttttcctttaggcGAAGAGAAATTGCTGAGAGGGAACGTCGTGAGAGGGAACGCATACGAATAATGCATGAACGAGAAGAATGCTTGCAGAGAGAAAGGGAACGATTAGAAATTGAAAGGCAAAAACTAGAGAGGGAAAGGATGGAACGGGAGCGTTTGGAAAGAGAGCGTGTTCGTATCGAACAGGTGTGCATGCTTATATTTTTGGACTGTAGTGGAATATCATTTTGGAGTATAACCCAGTTTGCACTTGCGGTGAATTTTTCTCTTCACCCTTCCACCCAGGCCATAAAAGAACCAACCAAACATTACATAACCCACAATGTACAGCAACAGTAATCTTTATCTTGTTTGCTTGACTTGTGAGTAATTTAATGGCAAATTCTTGCTACTGGTTTATGCATTGGCTCTATATGTCTGtctgtaaaactgaaatacagcagatCATATTGCTTATACTAGCCTTCCATAATTTTACTAGATTTTTCCTAGAGAATGTCACTGCAAACTTAATGAGATGTGTTTCAGTGCAACAAATACAGTAGCAATCCAAGAAATTACCTGGAGGTACTTCTAACAGCCAATAGCTTCTCCAGATCTGTCGTCTACTCTTTTATAGAAGTGTTCCTTTGGCTCTTTCATCTTAGATGCTACCCAAGTATGAATTATATCAGATAGTTTCCTATTAAAGGCTATCAAGTATTAATTCCATATATTTGCTAACTGTTCTATAGGTATCTCTAATGAAGAGCTattttgtttgttgtggttATTCAACCTTCCCTTTCATGGTAGGAACGTCGAAAAGAAGCAGAGCGTATTGCTCGTGAAAGGGAGGAGCTTCGTCGACAACAGCAACAACTTCGTTATGAACAGGAAAAGAGGAATTCTTTGAAACGTCCACGTGATGTGGATCACAGGTAATCTAATTCTCAAACCATTGTTCTACAGCACTTagtaaaaagaaacagctaCCAGCCTTGTGTCACAcccaaaaatgcttttctacCTGAAACAAGTCTTCACAGCAGAATTGGATCTCTGGTGTTTGTCTTTGACGTCAGCTTATGCCAAGCATGAAACATACCTTATATGTGGGAAAGAGTTTTGAAATAAGAGAGGCATCCCATGAATTCTCATCGTATGAAAAGAGCATAACGCAACTCATGGAATTTTCTAAGAAAAGCTGTTCTGCCTTAATGGCTGAAATTTCTAGCTTCTGCTTTAAGAATTCACGCTTCTGGCAAATGGATGGTTCAGGAAGTTACTgtgacagcttttaatttttactgaagCTGATGACATCTGTCATTTGGTGATTGAGCCACGTGAATTGAACTGGCTTTGATCTTTATTTGACTCTAAGAATAGGACTGAGACCTTAGCCATAAAATTGACGTATCTCTTCATTCACATTCTTTATCACAGAGGCTCTGTACCTGAACGTTTCTAGTGAGCAAGGCTATGACGTTTCCTACACTATTCTTTCCTGAGAAAGCTGTTCTGGTTTATGggaggttttggtttggtttgtttcttttttttcctagaaggCTATTTTCAAGGCAAAATTTTGCTATAGTGATGTTTGATTTTGTTGGgattttgtttgggggttttgtttcttttttttttttaaactgcttagattttaata is a window of Phalacrocorax aristotelis chromosome 7, bGulAri2.1, whole genome shotgun sequence DNA encoding:
- the SLTM gene encoding SAFB-like transcription modulator isoform X5, whose amino-acid sequence is MAATASSQAAAGAPAAPAAPAAAVAALPPTESKKITDLRVIDLKSELKRRNLDITGVKTVLISRLKQAIEEEGGDPDNIEITVSADTPTKKPTKGKGKKQEADELTGDASVEDDSFVKVIKESELEAQDASDQDGNDELKDFKESVEDENLNSKELPSAAKKRYHDLEPAETTEDPEKGSESQENEGRDIEDYTFPTVHDGEDEENGKDKAGSGDGTQEVSKPLPSEESLAEADHTAHEEMEANTSVKEAEDDNISVTIQAEDAITLDFDGDDLLETGKNVKITDSEASKPKDGQDTISQSLEKESKDYEMTENHKDGKKEDCVKGDPVKKEARESSKKAESGDKEKDTLKKGPSSTGASGQAKSSTKESKESKTTSKDDKGSASSVSGSSGSSTRNLWVSGLSSNTKAADLKNLFGKYGKVLGAKVVTNARSPGAKCYGIVTMSSSTEVARCIAHLHRTELHGQQISVEKVKGDPSKKELKKESDEKSGSGRSMGDKKTTSSDKASKMPSTKKEEKKSEKSEKKESKEAKKTEGKDEKSDNGASGPNQESTKKTEEKKRISGKSPGQVVVLDQTKGDQGHTRTVRRGRFDKPQILRNKERIIQDKVKFREYRGRKDILPFEKMKEQRLREHMVRLERIRRAVELRRRREIAERERRERERIRIMHEREECLQRERERLEIERQKLERERMERERLERERVRIEQERRKEAERIAREREELRRQQQQLRYEQEKRNSLKRPRDVDHRRDDSYWNENKKMALDTDARFSHGSDYSRQQNRFNDFDHRERGRYPEGSSVPSSSFDRRERFVNQGEAKKTRPTARREEPGFERYPKNFSESRRNEPPQPRSELRDTDRREVRGDRDERRTVIIHDRPEIPHGRHPRETGSNPPRQTNWKSEGSISTDKRDGSNFYRGERPDRSGREVSGHVRGAPPGSRSSASGYGSREGERGVMGERGGGQHYNEDRHVVERHSRETGPRKEWHGPSSQGSGYHDTRRMGDGRGGGGMMSPHTSNSSPLNRVVQITGNSMQRGSGSGFKPFKGGPPRRF
- the SLTM gene encoding SAFB-like transcription modulator isoform X2 encodes the protein MAATASSQAAAGAPAAPAAPAAAVAALPPTESKKITDLRVIDLKSELKRRNLDITGVKTVLISRLKQAIEEEGGDPDNIEITVSADTPTKKPTKGKVMKSTEKDGLERLCNCHTYGYSKIQLGKKQEADELTGDASVEDDSFVKVIKESELEAQDASDQDGNDELKDFKESVEDENLNSKELPSAAKKRYHDLEPAETTEDPEKGSESQENEGRDIEDYTFPTVHDGEDEENGKDKAGSGDGTQEVSKPLPSEESLAEADHTAHEEMEANTSVKEAEDDNISVTIQAEDAITLDFDGDDLLETGKNVKITDSEASKPKDGQDTISQSLEKESKDYEMTENHKDGKKEDCVKGDPVKKEARESSKKAESGDKEKDTLKKGPSSTGASGQAKSSTKESKESKTTSKDDKGSASSVSGSSGSSTRNLWVSGLSSNTKAADLKNLFGKYGKVLGAKVVTNARSPGAKCYGIVTMSSSTEVARCIAHLHRTELHGQQISVEKVKGDPSKKELKKESDEKSGSGRSMGDKKTTSSDKASKMPSTKKEEKKSEKSEKKESKEAKKTEGKDEKSDNGASGPNQESTKKTEEKKRISGKSPGQVVVLDQTKGDQGHTRTVRRGRFDKPQILRNKERIIQDKVKFREYRGRKDILPFEKMKEQRLREHMVRLERIRRAVELRRRREIAERERRERERIRIMHEREECLQRERERLEIERQKLERERMERERLERERVRIEQERRKEAERIAREREELRRQQQQLRYEQEKRNSLKRPRDVDHRRDDSYWNENKKMALDTDARFSHGSDYSRQQNRFNDFDHRERGRYPEGSSVPSSSFDRRERFVNQGEAKKTRPTARREEPGFERYPKNFSESRRNEPPQPRSELRDTDRREVRGDRDERRTVIIHDRPEIPHGRHPRETGSNPPRQTNWKSEGSISTDKRDGRGERPDRSGREVSGHVRGAPPGSRSSASGYGSREGERGVMGERGGGQHYNEDRHVVERHSRETGPRKEWHGPSSQGSGYHDTRRMGDGRGGGGMMSPHTSNSSPLNRVVQITGNSMQRGSGSGFKPFKGGPPRRF
- the SLTM gene encoding SAFB-like transcription modulator isoform X8, translating into MAATASSQAAAGAPAAPAAPAAAVAALPPTESKKITDLRVIDLKSELKRRNLDITGVKTVLISRLKQAIEEEGGDPDNIEITVSADTPTKKPTKGKGKKQEADELTGDASVEDDSFVKVIKESELEAQDASDQDGNDELKDFKESVEDENLNSKELPSAAKKRYHDLEPAETTEDPEKGSESQENEGRDIEDYTFPTVHDGEDEENGKDKAGSGDGTQEVSKPLPSEESLAEADHTAHEEMEANTSVKEAEDDNISVTIQAEDAITLDFDGDDLLETGKNVKITDSEASKPKDGQDTISQSLEKESKDYEMTENHKDGKKEDCVKGDPVKKEARESSKKAESGDKEKDTLKKGPSSTGASGQAKSSTKESKESKTTSKDDKGSASSVSGSSGSSTRNLWVSGLSSNTKAADLKNLFGKYGKVLGAKVVTNARSPGAKCYGIVTMSSSTEVARCIAHLHRTELHGQQISVEKVKGDPSKKELKKESDEKSGSGRSMGDKKTTSSDKASKMPSTKKEEKKSEKSEKKESKEAKKTEGKDEKSDNGASGPNQESTKKTEEKKRISGKSPGQVVVLDQTKGDQGHTRTVRRGRFDKPQILRNKERIIQDKVKFREYRGRKDILPFEKMKEQRLREHMVRLERIRRAVELRRRREIAERERRERERIRIMHEREECLQRERERLEIERQKLERERMERERLERERVRIEQERRKEAERIAREREELRRQQQQLRYEQEKRNSLKRPRDVDHRRDDSYWNENKKMALDTDARFSHGSDYSRQQNRFNDFDHRERGRYPEGSSVPSSSFDRRERFVNQGEAKKTRPTARREEPGFERYPKNFSESRRNEPPQPRSELRDTDRREVRGDRDERRTVIIHDRPEIPHGRHPRETGSNPPRQTNWKSEGSISTDKRDGRGERPDRSGREVSGHVRGAPPGSRSSASGYGSREGERGVMGERGGGQHYNEDRHVVERHSRETGPRKEWHGPSSQGSGYHDTRRMGDGRGGGGMMSPHTSNSSPLNRVVQITGNSMQRGSGSGFKPFKGGPPRRF
- the SLTM gene encoding SAFB-like transcription modulator isoform X1, producing the protein MAATASSQAAAGAPAAPAAPAAAVAALPPTESKKITDLRVIDLKSELKRRNLDITGVKTVLISRLKQAIEEEGGDPDNIEITVSADTPTKKPTKGKVMKSTEKDGLERLCNCHTYGYSKIQLGKKQEADELTGDASVEDDSFVKESELEAQDASDQDGNDELKDFKESVEDENLNSKELPSAAKKRYHDLEPAETTEDPEKGSESQENEGRDIEDYTFPTVHDGEDEENGKDKAGSGDGTQEVSKPLPSEESLAEADHTAHEEMEANTSVKEAEDDNISVTIQAEDAITLDFDGDDLLETGKNVKITDSEASKPKDGQDTISQSLEKESKDYEMTENHKDGKKEDCVKGDPVKKEARESSKKAESGDKEKDTLKKGPSSTGASGQAKSSTKESKESKTTSKDDKGSASSVSGSSGSSTRNLWVSGLSSNTKAADLKNLFGKYGKVLGAKVVTNARSPGAKCYGIVTMSSSTEVARCIAHLHRTELHGQQISVEKVKGDPSKKELKKESDEKSGSGRSMGDKKTTSSDKASKMPSTKKEEKKSEKSEKKESKEAKKTEGKDEKSDNGASGPNQESTKKTEEKKRISGKSPGQVVVLDQTKGDQGHTRTVRRGRFDKPQILRNKERIIQDKVKFREYRGRKDILPFEKMKEQRLREHMVRLERIRRAVELRRRREIAERERRERERIRIMHEREECLQRERERLEIERQKLERERMERERLERERVRIEQERRKEAERIAREREELRRQQQQLRYEQEKRNSLKRPRDVDHRRDDSYWNENKKMALDTDARFSHGSDYSRQQNRFNDFDHRERGRYPEGSSVPSSSFDRRERFVNQGEAKKTRPTARREEPGFERYPKNFSESRRNEPPQPRSELRDTDRREVRGDRDERRTVIIHDRPEIPHGRHPRETGSNPPRQTNWKSEGSISTDKRDGSNFYRGERPDRSGREVSGHVRGAPPGSRSSASGYGSREGERGVMGERGGGQHYNEDRHVVERHSRETGPRKEWHGPSSQGSGYHDTRRMGDGRGGGGMMSPHTSNSSPLNRVVQITGNSMQRGSGSGFKPFKGGPPRRF
- the SLTM gene encoding SAFB-like transcription modulator isoform X6, with translation MAATASSQAAAGAPAAPAAPAAAVAALPPTESKKITDLRVIDLKSELKRRNLDITGVKTVLISRLKQAIEEEGGDPDNIEITVSADTPTKKPTKGKGKKQEADELTGDASVEDDSFVKESELEAQDASDQDGNDELKDFKESVEDENLNSKELPSAAKKRYHDLEPAETTEDPEKGSESQENEGRDIEDYTFPTVHDGEDEENGKDKAGSGDGTQEVSKPLPSEESLAEADHTAHEEMEANTSVKEAEDDNISVTIQAEDAITLDFDGDDLLETGKNVKITDSEASKPKDGQDTISQSLEKESKDYEMTENHKDGKKEDCVKGDPVKKEARESSKKAESGDKEKDTLKKGPSSTGASGQAKSSTKESKESKTTSKDDKGSASSVSGSSGSSTRNLWVSGLSSNTKAADLKNLFGKYGKVLGAKVVTNARSPGAKCYGIVTMSSSTEVARCIAHLHRTELHGQQISVEKVKGDPSKKELKKESDEKSGSGRSMGDKKTTSSDKASKMPSTKKEEKKSEKSEKKESKEAKKTEGKDEKSDNGASGPNQESTKKTEEKKRISGKSPGQVVVLDQTKGDQGHTRTVRRGRFDKPQILRNKERIIQDKVKFREYRGRKDILPFEKMKEQRLREHMVRLERIRRAVELRRRREIAERERRERERIRIMHEREECLQRERERLEIERQKLERERMERERLERERVRIEQERRKEAERIAREREELRRQQQQLRYEQEKRNSLKRPRDVDHRRDDSYWNENKKMALDTDARFSHGSDYSRQQNRFNDFDHRERGRYPEGSSVPSSSFDRRERFVNQGEAKKTRPTARREEPGFERYPKNFSESRRNEPPQPRSELRDTDRREVRGDRDERRTVIIHDRPEIPHGRHPRETGSNPPRQTNWKSEGSISTDKRDGSNFYRGERPDRSGREVSGHVRGAPPGSRSSASGYGSREGERGVMGERGGGQHYNEDRHVVERHSRETGPRKEWHGPSSQGSGYHDTRRMGDGRGGGGMMSPHTSNSSPLNRVVQITGNSMQRGSGSGFKPFKGGPPRRF